In one window of Kitasatospora sp. MMS16-BH015 DNA:
- the htpG gene encoding molecular chaperone HtpG, which translates to MASQTETLEFQAETRQLLQLVIHSIYSNKDIFLRELISNASDALDKLRLESLTDSDLAVDTADLHITLEADREARTLTVRDNGIGMTRDEVVDLIGTIAKSGTASLLAKIKEAKDAEAAQSLIGQFGVGFYSAFMVADKVTLRTRRAGTEQGTAWESDGEGSYTVSEAEGLPVGTSVTLHLKPADGEDGMGDYLAGWKIRQIVKQYSDFIRWPIRMAAEAGEAGEDGTRPEPETLNSMKALWARPRSEVTEAEYHEFYQQISHDWQPPAQTIHMKAEGTFEYEALLFLPAHAPFDLFARDTKRGVQLYVKRVFIMDDCEALMPNYLRFVKGVVDAHDLSLNVSREILQHDRQITAVRRRLVKKVLGAVKDLRTKDAEGYAKLWEQFGRVLKEGLIEDRDNTDALLELVSADSTHDPEQPTTLRGYVERMKEGQDCIYYLTGENRAMVENSPHMEAVTAKGYEVLILTDPVDEVWTDQVPAFDGHRFQSIAKGQVDLGEEAEGSEEAKAEKAKREEDYAALLGWLGTTLAEQVKEVRLSSRLTTSAACLVGDANDLTPTLEKMYRAMGQELPPVKRILELNPTHPLVTALYEAHRAEPGAPALVEIAELVHGSALLAEGGDLPDPARFTRLLTDRLARTL; encoded by the coding sequence GTGGCCAGCCAGACCGAGACGCTGGAGTTCCAGGCGGAGACCCGCCAGCTGCTGCAGTTGGTGATCCACTCGATCTACTCGAACAAGGACATCTTCCTGCGCGAGCTGATCTCCAACGCCTCCGACGCGCTCGACAAGCTCCGTCTGGAGTCCCTCACCGACTCCGACCTGGCGGTGGACACCGCCGACCTGCACATCACGCTGGAGGCCGACCGCGAGGCCCGGACCCTGACGGTGCGGGACAACGGCATCGGGATGACCCGTGACGAGGTCGTCGACCTGATCGGCACCATCGCCAAGTCGGGCACCGCCTCGCTGCTGGCCAAGATCAAGGAGGCCAAGGACGCGGAGGCCGCGCAGAGCCTGATCGGCCAGTTCGGCGTGGGCTTCTACTCGGCGTTCATGGTGGCCGACAAGGTGACCCTGCGGACCCGCCGGGCCGGCACAGAGCAGGGCACCGCCTGGGAGTCCGACGGCGAGGGCAGCTACACCGTCTCCGAGGCCGAGGGCCTGCCGGTGGGCACCAGCGTCACGCTGCACCTCAAGCCGGCGGACGGCGAGGACGGCATGGGCGACTACCTGGCCGGCTGGAAGATCCGTCAGATCGTCAAGCAGTACTCGGACTTCATCCGCTGGCCGATCCGGATGGCCGCCGAGGCCGGTGAAGCCGGTGAGGACGGCACGAGGCCCGAGCCGGAGACGCTGAACTCGATGAAGGCGCTCTGGGCCCGCCCGCGCAGCGAGGTCACCGAGGCCGAGTACCACGAGTTCTACCAGCAGATCAGCCACGACTGGCAGCCCCCCGCGCAGACCATCCACATGAAGGCCGAGGGCACCTTCGAGTACGAGGCACTGCTCTTCCTCCCCGCCCACGCCCCCTTCGACCTGTTCGCCCGGGACACCAAGCGGGGCGTGCAGCTGTACGTCAAGCGGGTGTTCATCATGGACGACTGCGAAGCCCTGATGCCGAACTACCTGCGGTTCGTCAAGGGAGTGGTGGACGCGCACGACCTCTCGCTGAACGTCTCCCGCGAGATCCTCCAGCACGACCGCCAGATCACCGCCGTGCGCCGGCGCCTGGTCAAGAAGGTGCTCGGCGCGGTCAAGGACCTGCGGACCAAGGACGCCGAGGGCTACGCCAAGCTCTGGGAGCAGTTCGGCCGGGTGCTCAAGGAAGGCCTGATCGAGGACCGGGACAACACGGACGCCCTGCTGGAGCTGGTCTCGGCGGATTCGACCCACGACCCGGAGCAGCCGACCACGCTGCGCGGGTACGTCGAGCGGATGAAGGAGGGTCAGGACTGCATCTACTACCTGACCGGCGAGAACCGCGCGATGGTGGAGAACTCCCCGCACATGGAGGCCGTCACGGCCAAGGGCTACGAGGTGCTGATCCTCACCGACCCGGTGGACGAGGTCTGGACCGACCAGGTGCCGGCCTTCGACGGGCACCGCTTCCAGTCCATCGCCAAGGGCCAGGTGGACCTGGGCGAGGAGGCCGAGGGGAGCGAGGAGGCGAAGGCGGAGAAGGCCAAGCGCGAGGAGGACTACGCCGCGCTGCTCGGCTGGCTCGGCACCACCCTGGCCGAGCAGGTCAAGGAGGTGCGGCTCTCCAGCCGGCTCACCACCTCGGCGGCCTGTCTGGTCGGTGACGCCAACGACCTGACCCCGACCCTGGAGAAGATGTACCGGGCGATGGGCCAGGAGCTGCCGCCGGTCAAGCGGATCCTGGAGCTCAACCCCACCCACCCGCTGGTCACCGCCCTCTACGAGGCGCACCGCGCGGAGCCCGGGGCCCCGGCCCTGGTGGAGATCGCCGAGCTCGTCCACGGCAGCGCCCTGCTCGCCGAGGGCGGCGACCTGCCCGACCCGGCCCGCTTCACCCGCCTGCTGACCGACCGCCTGGCCCGCACGCTCTGA
- a CDS encoding MurT ligase domain-containing protein: MPGPDSEAAAVRDASLPARAKLAVTAGRMAAALSQKAGRGSGSVIGGKVALKLDPDLLATLAEHLDVVLVSATNGKTTTTRLIAEALRAAGPVVSNALGANMPAGITAALAGGTEARFGVIEVDEKYLAGVARDTRPKAIALLNLSRDQLDRAAETRMMAEKWREGLKDTEAVIIANADDPLVTWAASSCRKVVWVAAGQAWKEDAWSCPSCGGVMQRPGDDWFCQDCGFRRPQPHWALQGTHVIDPQRGAWPIQLQLPGRANLANATSSAAVAAVFGVAPQVALQRMQTVTAVAGRYDVVSYLGRDVRLLLAKNPAGWLETFSLIDGPPAPVVLSVNALDADGTDTSWLWDVDYERLSGHPVFVMGQRKLDLAVRLEVAGLQFQVVDTLEQAVQQAPPGRIEAIANYTAFQQLRKAVAN, from the coding sequence ATGCCAGGCCCCGATTCGGAAGCCGCGGCCGTACGCGACGCCTCGCTGCCCGCCCGCGCCAAGCTCGCCGTGACGGCCGGCCGGATGGCCGCCGCCCTCTCGCAGAAGGCCGGCCGAGGCAGCGGCTCGGTGATCGGCGGCAAGGTCGCCCTCAAGCTCGACCCGGACCTGCTCGCCACGCTGGCCGAGCACCTCGACGTCGTGCTGGTCAGCGCCACCAACGGCAAGACCACCACCACCCGCCTGATCGCCGAGGCGCTGCGCGCCGCCGGCCCGGTGGTCTCCAACGCGCTCGGCGCCAACATGCCGGCCGGCATCACCGCCGCCCTGGCGGGCGGCACCGAGGCGCGGTTCGGCGTCATCGAGGTGGACGAGAAGTACCTCGCCGGGGTGGCCCGTGACACCCGGCCGAAGGCCATAGCGCTGCTCAACCTCTCCCGCGACCAGCTCGACCGCGCGGCGGAGACCCGGATGATGGCCGAGAAGTGGCGCGAGGGCCTCAAGGACACCGAGGCCGTGATCATCGCCAACGCGGACGACCCGCTGGTGACCTGGGCCGCCTCCTCCTGCCGGAAGGTGGTCTGGGTGGCCGCTGGCCAGGCGTGGAAGGAGGACGCCTGGTCCTGCCCGTCCTGCGGTGGCGTGATGCAGCGCCCGGGCGACGACTGGTTCTGCCAGGACTGCGGCTTCCGCCGTCCGCAGCCGCACTGGGCGCTCCAGGGCACCCACGTGATCGACCCGCAGCGCGGTGCCTGGCCGATCCAGCTCCAGCTGCCCGGCCGGGCCAACCTGGCCAACGCCACCAGCTCGGCCGCCGTCGCGGCGGTCTTCGGGGTGGCCCCGCAGGTCGCGCTGCAGCGGATGCAGACCGTCACCGCCGTGGCCGGCCGCTACGACGTGGTCTCGTACCTGGGCCGCGACGTGCGCCTGCTGCTCGCCAAGAACCCGGCGGGCTGGCTGGAGACCTTCTCGCTGATCGACGGCCCGCCGGCCCCGGTGGTGCTCTCGGTCAACGCGCTGGACGCCGACGGCACCGACACCTCCTGGCTCTGGGACGTGGACTACGAGCGCCTGTCCGGCCACCCGGTCTTCGTGATGGGCCAGCGCAAGCTGGACCTGGCCGTCCGGCTGGAGGTGGCCGGCCTGCAGTTCCAGGTGGTCGACACCCTGGAGCAGGCCGTCCAGCAGGCCCCGCCCGGCCGGATCGAGGCGATCGCCAACTACACGGCCTTCCAGCAGCTGCGCAAGGCGGTGGCCAACTGA
- a CDS encoding type 1 glutamine amidotransferase → MSESALRLVWVYPDLLSTYGDRGNALVVERRARQRGIGVQRIDVRSDQAVPTSGDIYLIGGGEDRPQRLAAERLRADTGLVRAAENGAIIFSVCAGYQILGHEFINDLGQREPGLGLLDVWTTRGEGARCVGDVLADTDPRLSIPQLTGFENHQGVTHLGQGVSPMATVQVGRGNGTGDGTEGAWRDTVFGTYLHGPVMARNPAVADMLIKLALDVNALPPADTTWYDALRTERIAATKQPA, encoded by the coding sequence ATGAGCGAGAGCGCCCTGCGCCTGGTGTGGGTCTACCCGGACCTGCTCAGCACCTACGGCGACCGGGGCAACGCCCTGGTCGTCGAGCGGCGGGCCCGCCAGCGCGGGATCGGCGTCCAGCGGATCGACGTCCGCTCCGACCAGGCGGTGCCCACCAGCGGTGACATCTACCTGATCGGCGGCGGCGAGGACCGCCCGCAGCGGCTGGCCGCCGAGCGGCTCCGGGCCGACACCGGCCTGGTCCGGGCGGCGGAGAACGGCGCGATCATCTTCTCGGTCTGCGCCGGCTACCAGATCCTCGGCCACGAGTTCATCAACGACCTGGGCCAGCGCGAGCCGGGCCTGGGCCTGCTGGACGTGTGGACCACCCGCGGCGAGGGCGCCCGCTGCGTCGGCGACGTGCTCGCCGACACCGACCCCCGGCTGTCGATCCCTCAGCTGACGGGCTTCGAGAACCACCAGGGCGTCACCCACCTCGGCCAGGGCGTCTCGCCGATGGCCACCGTGCAGGTCGGCCGGGGCAACGGCACCGGCGACGGCACCGAGGGCGCCTGGCGCGACACCGTCTTCGGCACCTACCTGCACGGCCCGGTGATGGCGCGCAACCCCGCCGTCGCCGACATGCTGATCAAGCTGGCACTGGACGTGAACGCCCTCCCTCCGGCGGACACCACCTGGTACGACGCGCTGCGCACCGAGCGCATCGCGGCCACCAAGCAGCCCGCCTGA
- a CDS encoding 6-phosphofructokinase, protein MRIGVLTSGGDCPGLNAVIRSVVHRGVVDHGDEIIGFQDGWRGLLEGVHRPLTLDSVSGILAQGGTILGSSRVQPSHLRDGVERAKQYCKDLGIDAVIPIGGEGTLKAAKLMSDAGLPVVGVPKTIDNDIACTDVTFGFDTAVSVATEALDRLKTTAESHQRVMVVELMGRHTGWIALHAGMAAGAHAIVVPERPFHIDKLTEVVRERFDRKKKFAIVVCAEGAKPEPGTMHWEEGTKDIYGHERFTGVANQLSRELEHRLGKEAKPVILGHTQRGGTPTAYDRVLATRFGWHAVEAAHKGAFGHITALQGTQINLVPLAEAVADLKTVPAERYAEAETVI, encoded by the coding sequence ATGCGTATTGGTGTGCTGACCAGCGGCGGTGACTGCCCCGGCCTGAACGCCGTGATCCGGTCCGTGGTCCACCGGGGGGTGGTCGACCACGGCGACGAGATCATCGGCTTCCAGGACGGCTGGCGAGGCCTGCTCGAAGGGGTGCACCGGCCCCTGACCCTCGACTCGGTGAGCGGCATCCTCGCCCAGGGCGGCACCATCCTCGGCTCCTCCCGCGTGCAACCCAGCCACCTGCGCGACGGCGTCGAGCGGGCCAAGCAGTACTGCAAGGACCTCGGCATCGACGCCGTGATCCCGATCGGCGGCGAGGGCACCCTCAAGGCCGCCAAGCTGATGAGCGACGCGGGCCTGCCCGTGGTCGGCGTGCCCAAGACCATCGACAACGACATCGCCTGCACCGACGTCACCTTCGGCTTCGACACCGCCGTCTCGGTGGCCACCGAGGCGCTCGACCGGCTGAAGACCACCGCCGAGTCGCACCAGCGCGTGATGGTCGTCGAGCTGATGGGCCGCCACACCGGCTGGATCGCCCTGCACGCCGGCATGGCCGCCGGTGCCCACGCCATCGTGGTGCCCGAGCGCCCGTTCCACATCGACAAGCTGACCGAGGTGGTCCGCGAGCGCTTCGACCGCAAGAAGAAGTTCGCCATCGTGGTCTGCGCCGAGGGCGCCAAGCCCGAGCCCGGCACCATGCACTGGGAGGAGGGCACCAAGGACATCTACGGTCACGAGCGCTTCACCGGTGTCGCCAACCAGCTCTCCCGCGAGCTGGAGCACCGCCTGGGCAAGGAGGCCAAGCCGGTCATCCTCGGCCACACCCAGCGCGGCGGCACCCCCACCGCCTACGACCGCGTCCTGGCCACCCGCTTCGGCTGGCACGCCGTGGAGGCCGCCCACAAGGGCGCCTTCGGCCACATCACCGCCCTCCAGGGCACCCAGATCAACCTGGTGCCGCTGGCCGAGGCCGTCGCCGACCTCAAGACCGTCCCCGCCGAGCGCTACGCCGAGGCCGAGACCGTCATCTGA
- a CDS encoding MgtC/SapB family protein, which produces MHTLTTLDFLLRLAVGVACGALIGVERQWRARMAGLRTNALVAAGATLFVLYSEAVGDAGSPTRVASYVVSGIGFLGGGVILRDGAGVRGLNTAATLWCSAAVGVLAASGKLAFAALGTLAVLAVHLVLRPAGRLLDRAPASGSDPDSTSRATVHLECERRSETHIRALLLQALTASGLAPTGLRVRRGTREDTTSLRSTVAVTGDVTAALEQVVTRLSLEPGVRDLHWHLEDEPVHGEQESLA; this is translated from the coding sequence GTGCACACCCTCACCACCCTCGACTTCCTCCTCCGACTCGCCGTCGGTGTCGCCTGCGGGGCGCTGATCGGCGTCGAACGCCAGTGGCGGGCCCGGATGGCGGGCCTGCGCACCAACGCCCTGGTCGCCGCCGGGGCGACGCTCTTCGTGCTGTACAGCGAGGCCGTCGGCGACGCCGGGAGCCCGACCCGGGTGGCCTCGTACGTGGTGTCCGGGATCGGGTTCCTCGGCGGTGGGGTGATCCTGCGCGACGGCGCCGGGGTCCGGGGGCTCAACACGGCCGCCACGCTCTGGTGCTCGGCCGCCGTCGGGGTGCTGGCCGCCTCCGGCAAGCTCGCCTTCGCCGCGCTCGGCACCCTCGCCGTCCTCGCCGTCCACCTGGTGCTCCGGCCCGCCGGCCGGCTGCTCGACCGCGCCCCGGCCAGCGGCAGCGACCCGGACTCCACCAGCCGCGCCACCGTGCACCTGGAGTGCGAGCGCCGCTCCGAGACCCACATCCGGGCCCTGCTGCTCCAGGCCCTGACCGCCTCCGGGCTGGCCCCGACCGGCCTGCGGGTGCGGCGCGGCACCCGCGAGGACACCACCAGCCTGCGCTCCACGGTGGCCGTCACCGGCGACGTCACGGCCGCCCTGGAGCAGGTGGTGACCCGGCTCTCGCTGGAGCCCGGGGTCCGCGACCTGCACTGGCACCTGGAGGACGAGCCCGTCCACGGCGAGCAGGAGTCGCTGGCCTGA
- a CDS encoding GNAT family N-acetyltransferase, which translates to MDRLPEAQPPARLSRAQRRGLRPHGRAHRWRRDTTELAAVFLAVATADLVANIVVHGHDGPVLLACSALALLATAVFHAWWAHRHPHAPPGPEPTAPPGEAPVTGPLHDYQETALWRLRTTVDDAPGSLARICVALADRQVNILSLQAHPLADGTTVDEFLLRTPVSLARTELTRLVATAGGRDIWTDPADAHDLVDEPTHVLALATRTALDAAELPVALRRLFGRCTIRSYPGGAAGATAAVDGHVMRLPVPSGHLIELTRAHLPFTPTEFARAQALVELDSLLGPRVPKVEARLRLPAGTDLTVRRADPSDHAAALAMHHRCSPDALRKRYHGPVADADRYLDHLLDPRHGQTLAVETPDGRIVALAHLLWDEDSAEVALLVEDAWQRRGLGFDLLQRMAALASEAGSPTVYAVTHASNTGLISTMQRLGAPLDYQVEDATLTITAHLSQAALPSPWPGR; encoded by the coding sequence ATGGACAGACTCCCCGAAGCCCAGCCGCCCGCCCGCCTCTCCCGCGCCCAGCGGCGCGGACTCCGGCCGCACGGCCGGGCCCACCGCTGGCGGCGCGACACCACCGAGCTCGCCGCCGTCTTCCTGGCCGTCGCCACCGCCGACCTGGTGGCGAACATCGTCGTGCACGGCCACGACGGCCCGGTGCTGCTCGCCTGCTCGGCCCTCGCCCTGCTCGCCACGGCCGTCTTCCACGCCTGGTGGGCCCACCGGCACCCGCACGCCCCACCCGGCCCCGAGCCGACCGCACCACCCGGCGAGGCCCCGGTGACCGGCCCGCTGCACGACTACCAGGAGACCGCCCTCTGGCGGCTGCGCACCACCGTCGACGACGCCCCCGGCAGCCTGGCCCGGATCTGCGTCGCGCTGGCCGACCGCCAGGTCAACATCCTCTCCCTCCAGGCCCACCCGCTGGCCGACGGCACCACCGTGGACGAGTTCCTGCTGCGCACGCCAGTCTCGCTGGCCCGCACCGAGCTCACCCGCCTGGTCGCCACCGCCGGCGGCCGGGACATCTGGACCGACCCGGCCGACGCCCACGACCTGGTGGACGAGCCCACCCACGTGCTCGCCCTGGCCACCCGCACCGCCCTGGACGCCGCCGAACTCCCCGTCGCCCTGCGACGGCTCTTCGGCCGCTGCACCATCCGCAGCTACCCGGGTGGCGCCGCCGGCGCCACCGCCGCCGTGGACGGCCACGTGATGCGGCTGCCCGTCCCCTCCGGCCACCTGATCGAGCTCACCCGGGCCCACCTCCCCTTCACCCCGACCGAATTCGCCCGGGCCCAGGCCCTGGTCGAGCTGGACTCCCTGCTCGGCCCCCGCGTCCCCAAGGTCGAGGCCCGCCTGCGGCTGCCGGCCGGCACCGACCTGACCGTCCGCCGCGCGGACCCGTCGGACCACGCCGCCGCCCTCGCCATGCACCACCGCTGCTCGCCGGACGCCCTCCGCAAGCGGTACCACGGCCCGGTGGCCGACGCCGACCGCTACCTCGACCACCTCCTCGACCCCCGCCACGGCCAGACCCTCGCCGTGGAGACCCCGGACGGCCGCATCGTCGCCCTCGCCCACCTGCTCTGGGACGAGGACAGCGCCGAGGTCGCCCTCCTGGTCGAGGACGCCTGGCAGCGCCGCGGCCTCGGCTTCGACCTCCTCCAGCGGATGGCCGCCCTCGCCTCGGAGGCCGGCTCCCCCACCGTCTACGCCGTCACCCACGCCTCCAACACCGGCCTCATCTCCACCATGCAGCGGCTCGGCGCCCCCCTGGACTACCAGGTCGAGGACGCCACCCTCACCATCACCGCCCATCTCTCCCAGGCAGCACTCCCCAGTCCCTGGCCGGGGCGGTAG
- a CDS encoding pyridoxal-dependent decarboxylase, producing the protein MSEDFRTAAHRAADLVSDYLAAVPAAPVWQPMPTAAREALLTLPLPTEGTPLPELLATVEQQILTAPMGNGHPRFFGWVNSAPAPAGVLATLAAAAMNPSSAGGDHADVHLERATVRWIAELVGFPATAPAGGILTSGTSMATILCVAAARHRAAARLGHDLRADGLAGLPPFTAYATAETHSCVRKAVELLGLGSRHLRTVATTPDGLLDPAALAEAVAADRAAGLHPFLVVASAGTVGTGAVDAFDPLADLCAAEGLWLHVDGAYGAFGVLDEAVAEQYAGMDRADSLALDPHKWLGVPVDCGCALVRDAAALRAAFSLVPSYLRDESADGFGWFSEYGMEQTRPFRALKVWATIAHRGRAGIAADIATCTALARRLGELVQAEPALELLAPVRTSIVAFRVRAESETAAAAAAADALNRALPATVQQRGNVFVTGAVYEGKELLRACLLNAATTEQDLKLLVTEVLAAADDLRGRRVES; encoded by the coding sequence ATGAGCGAAGACTTCCGCACCGCCGCCCACCGAGCCGCCGACCTGGTCTCCGACTACCTCGCCGCCGTGCCGGCGGCCCCCGTCTGGCAGCCCATGCCGACGGCGGCGCGCGAAGCCCTGCTCACCCTCCCCCTGCCCACCGAGGGCACTCCCCTGCCCGAGCTGCTCGCCACCGTCGAGCAGCAGATCCTCACCGCCCCCATGGGCAACGGCCACCCCCGGTTCTTCGGCTGGGTCAACTCCGCCCCGGCCCCGGCCGGGGTGCTGGCCACCCTGGCCGCCGCCGCGATGAACCCCAGCAGCGCGGGCGGCGACCACGCCGACGTGCACCTGGAGCGCGCCACCGTCCGCTGGATCGCCGAGCTGGTCGGCTTCCCGGCCACCGCCCCGGCCGGCGGCATCCTCACCTCCGGCACCTCGATGGCCACCATCCTCTGCGTGGCCGCCGCCCGGCACCGCGCGGCGGCCCGCCTCGGCCACGACCTGCGCGCCGACGGCCTGGCGGGCCTGCCGCCGTTCACCGCCTACGCCACCGCCGAGACCCACTCCTGCGTCCGCAAGGCCGTCGAGCTGCTGGGCCTGGGCAGCCGCCACCTGCGCACCGTGGCCACCACCCCGGACGGCCTGCTCGACCCCGCCGCCCTCGCCGAGGCGGTCGCCGCCGACCGCGCGGCGGGCCTGCACCCCTTCCTGGTGGTCGCCTCGGCCGGCACCGTCGGCACCGGCGCCGTGGACGCCTTCGACCCGCTGGCCGACCTCTGCGCCGCGGAGGGCCTCTGGCTGCACGTGGACGGCGCGTACGGCGCCTTCGGCGTGCTGGACGAGGCCGTCGCCGAGCAGTACGCGGGGATGGACCGCGCCGACTCGCTCGCCCTCGACCCGCACAAGTGGCTCGGCGTCCCGGTGGACTGCGGCTGCGCCCTGGTCCGCGACGCCGCCGCGCTGCGGGCCGCCTTCAGTCTCGTCCCCTCCTACCTGCGCGACGAGAGCGCCGACGGCTTCGGCTGGTTCTCCGAGTACGGGATGGAGCAGACCCGCCCCTTCCGCGCCCTCAAGGTCTGGGCCACCATCGCCCACCGCGGCCGGGCCGGCATCGCCGCCGACATCGCCACCTGCACCGCACTGGCCCGCCGGCTCGGCGAGCTGGTCCAAGCCGAGCCGGCCCTCGAGCTCCTCGCCCCGGTCCGCACCTCGATCGTCGCCTTCCGGGTCCGGGCCGAGAGCGAGACGGCAGCAGCCGCAGCGGCCGCCGACGCACTCAATCGCGCCCTGCCCGCAACCGTTCAACAGCGTGGAAACGTGTTCGTGACCGGAGCGGTCTACGAAGGGAAGGAGCTGCTCCGCGCCTGCCTGCTCAACGCCGCCACCACCGAGCAGGACCTGAAGCTCCTGGTGACCGAAGTGCTGGCCGCCGCCGACGATCTGAGGGGGCGTCGAGTCGAATCCTGA
- a CDS encoding AIM24 family protein — protein sequence MQAVVNGSTLPVLEIQLGQGETVISAHGELSWMSANVQMSQTTNSGGGKGGLMNSLKRAVGGGGFFLTQYQAQGGPGLVAFAAKVPGHIVPVDVAPGRGVVVHRHGWICGTPGVSPTVALQQTFRGGLWGGEGFVLQRLQGEGRAWVELSGELTRYTLAPGQTMLVHPGHVGMFDEQVQFTITRVPGIANKIFGGDGIFLVALTGPGQIWLQSMPLSGLAHALEPYLARDGAVAGAEGAGIAGIVGGILRG from the coding sequence ATGCAGGCCGTGGTGAACGGGAGCACGCTGCCGGTGCTGGAGATCCAGCTCGGCCAGGGGGAGACGGTGATCTCCGCGCACGGAGAGCTGTCCTGGATGTCGGCGAACGTCCAGATGTCGCAGACCACCAACAGCGGTGGCGGCAAGGGCGGCCTGATGAACTCGCTCAAGCGGGCGGTCGGCGGGGGCGGGTTCTTCCTCACCCAGTACCAGGCCCAGGGCGGGCCGGGGCTGGTCGCCTTCGCGGCGAAGGTGCCCGGTCACATCGTGCCGGTGGACGTGGCGCCCGGCCGCGGCGTGGTGGTGCACCGGCACGGCTGGATCTGCGGCACCCCCGGTGTCAGCCCGACGGTCGCCCTCCAGCAGACCTTCCGCGGCGGCCTCTGGGGCGGCGAGGGCTTCGTGCTCCAGCGCCTCCAGGGCGAGGGCCGCGCCTGGGTCGAGCTCTCCGGCGAGCTCACCCGCTACACCCTGGCCCCGGGCCAGACCATGCTCGTCCACCCCGGCCACGTCGGCATGTTCGACGAGCAGGTCCAGTTCACCATCACCCGCGTCCCCGGCATCGCCAACAAGATCTTCGGCGGCGACGGCATCTTCCTGGTCGCCCTCACCGGCCCCGGCCAGATCTGGCTCCAGAGCATGCCCCTCTCCGGCCTCGCCCACGCCCTCGAGCCCTACCTCGCCCGCGACGGCGCCGTCGCCGGCGCCGAGGGCGCGGGCATCGCCGGCATAGTCGGCGGCATCCTGCGCGGCTGA